GCCTCGCGGGTATCGACATCGAGATGGACGCTGTCGCTGCCGACATCGACCTCGACCACCGCCTCGGGATGGGCGGCGAGCACGGCCCTGCCCCCCTGGTCGCCGCTGACCTTGGCGAGTTCGGCAAAGAAGCGCCGGCCCCAGAGCACCGGATTGCCGCGCCGCCCCGCAGCGGTCGGCACCACCACGTGATGTCCGTCGGCAGGACTGTAGGCGTCGGCGAGCTTGCGCACGAGATCCGCTCCGACCCTCGGCATGTCGCCGAGCATGACCACGACGGCGTCGATATCCGGCCCGATCGCGGCAAGGCCGGCCTTCAGCGACGTCGACAGGCCCTGGGCGAAATCGGGATTGTGCACGAAGCGGACGCCGAGATCGTCAAGCGCCGCCTTGACGGCATCCGACTGGTGGCCGGTGACCACCACGATCTCGGCAAGGCGGGCGCCAGCCGCGGCCCGCACGGCGTGGCGCACCAGCGGCGTGCCCTCGAGGGTCGCAAGAAGCTTGTTCGGCCCGCCCATGCGGGTCGACCGTCCGGCCGCCAGCACCAGGGCCGCGATGCGGGGCGTCGCGGCGGCCGCCGGTTCGCCCTCGCGCGGTTGCGGTCGCGACACGATTTCCATCAGAAGCCCCCCGACGCCCATGCCGGTAATATCGGCCTTGCTCACATCGAGGCCCGCGAGCAGGCGGGTCAGCACCCAGTCGAAGCCGTTCTCCTTGGGACTGCGCGCGCAGCCGGGCGCGCCCAGCACCGGCGCGGCATTGAGCCGGCCGACCATCAGGAGATTGCCCGGATCGACGGGCATGCCGAGATGTTCGACCGTGCCGCCGGCCCGTTCGAGCGAAGCTGGGATCACGTCGCGCCTGTCGGCGATCGCGGAGGCGCCGAAGATCAGGATGAGGTCGACGTCCTCCGCCGCGGCGGCGGCGATAGCCGCCGTCAGTGCGCCGGCGTCGTGCTCGACCCGGCTTTCCCAGGCGATTATCGCGCCGGCCGGCTTCAGCCGCTCCTCGGTGACCCGCAGCGTCTTGTCCACCACCTTCTCGGCAAGGCCGGGCAGCAACGTGGAAATGACGGCGACGCGCCGGCGCACGAAGGGCGCCACCCGCACCAGGGGGCTCGCCGCGCTCGCCCGCTCGACCGCGAGGCCCGGCGCGGCATAGGGAATGATCTTGACGGTCGCGACCATTTCGCCCGGCTCGACCGGCGCGAAGGCCGGCAGGGTGGCGAAGGTGATGGCATCGTCGAGCCGGTTGACCGCGTCGACGCCGACGCGGTCGACCACCAGAACGCCGGCATGACAGGCGAAGAGATTGGCCCGCCCGGTAAAGGCGGGATCGATCCGGATGCCGCCGCCGACGACGGCGGCCGCGATGCGCGCCGCCGCCTCGTCCTCGCCAACATCGCCGGGCTCGGCCAGCGCCACGGTGACGGTGGCAATCCCCGCCGCCTTGAGCGCGGCGATTTCGGCCGCGCCGATGCGCGTGCCCTTCTTCAGGACAAGGCCTTCGGACTTGACCGCATGAGCGACCACGCCGCCCAGGGCTTCGTCGACGGGAACCGGACCGAACTTCATCCCGTTTGTCCTGCCTCTGTCTCAGGCAATGCCCTGGCGCCAGGCCTGGGTCACCTCGGCCATGATCGACACCGCGATCTCGGCCGGCGTGATGGCGCCGATGGCGAGCCCGATCGGTGCCTTGATCCGGCCGAGCTGTTCGGCCGAGACGCCGAGCGCGCCGAGCCGCTCGACGCGCTTGGCATGGGTTTTCCGCGAACCCAGCGCGCCAATGTAGAAACAGTCGCGCTCGAAGGCATGGATCAGCGCGGGATCGTCGATCTTCGGGTCGTGGGTCAGCGCGATGAAGGCGGTATAGCGATCGATGCCGAGCGGCGGCAGGGCGACGTCGGGCCATTCGGCATGGACCGTGACATCGGGAAAGCGTTCGGGCGTCGCGAAGGCCGTGCGCGGATCGACGATGACCGGATCGTAGCCGAGCATGCGCGCGAGCGGCACCAGGGCCTGGCTGATATGGACGGCGCCGATGATCACCATGCGGGCCGGCGGCACTTGCACGGTCAGGAAGGTCCGGGTCTCGGCAACGACGCCGCTTCGTCCCGAGCGCAGCGCCGCCCGGATCGGCGCTTCCAGCGCATCGCCCGCCAGTGCCTCCTCGAGGACGATCCGCGCCGCGCCGGTGTCGAGATCCGTCACCAGAGCCGCGGCCTTGCGTGCCTTGCGTGCGGTGTTG
This portion of the bacterium YEK0313 genome encodes:
- the mocA gene encoding Molybdenum cofactor cytidylyltransferase, whose amino-acid sequence is MKFGPVPVDEALGGVVAHAVKSEGLVLKKGTRIGAAEIAALKAAGIATVTVALAEPGDVGEDEAAARIAAAVVGGGIRIDPAFTGRANLFACHAGVLVVDRVGVDAVNRLDDAITFATLPAFAPVEPGEMVATVKIIPYAAPGLAVERASAASPLVRVAPFVRRRVAVISTLLPGLAEKVVDKTLRVTEERLKPAGAIIAWESRVEHDAGALTAAIAAAAAEDVDLILIFGASAIADRRDVIPASLERAGGTVEHLGMPVDPGNLLMVGRLNAAPVLGAPGCARSPKENGFDWVLTRLLAGLDVSKADITGMGVGGLLMEIVSRPQPREGEPAAAATPRIAALVLAAGRSTRMGGPNKLLATLEGTPLVRHAVRAAAGARLAEIVVVTGHQSDAVKAALDDLGVRFVHNPDFAQGLSTSLKAGLAAIGPDIDAVVVMLGDMPRVGADLVRKLADAYSPADGHHVVVPTAAGRRGNPVLWGRRFFAELAKVSGDQGGRAVLAAHPEAVVEVDVGSDSVHLDVDTREALAAAGGEIGH
- the pucA_2 gene encoding putative xanthine dehydrogenase subunit A, translating into MDLKLLAALNTARKARKAAALVTDLDTGAARIVLEEALAGDALEAPIRAALRSGRSGVVAETRTFLTVQVPPARMVIIGAVHISQALVPLARMLGYDPVIVDPRTAFATPERFPDVTVHAEWPDVALPPLGIDRYTAFIALTHDPKIDDPALIHAFERDCFYIGALGSRKTHAKRVERLGALGVSAEQLGRIKAPIGLAIGAITPAEIAVSIMAEVTQAWRQGIA